From a single Microbacterium terrisoli genomic region:
- the tsaD gene encoding tRNA (adenosine(37)-N6)-threonylcarbamoyltransferase complex transferase subunit TsaD, with product MTREPLVLGIETSCDETGIGIVRGRTLLSNTIASSMDEHARYGGVIPEIAARAHLEALQPSIEAALAEAGSALGLAGALPLADLDAIAVTSGPGLAGALMVGVGAAKALSVSLGKPLYAVNHLVGHIAADVLDAESGPLEYPTVALLVSGGHTSLLLVRDLTTDVELLGETMDDAAGEAFDKVARLLGLPYPGGPQIDRVAASGDPNAIRFPRGLSRASDLAQHRYDYSFSGVKTAVARWVEQHQAGGEPVPTADVAASFREAVVDVLITKALDACARHDVPRLLLGGGVIANRRLREVALARAAQAGVTVRIPPLSLCTDNGAMIAALASQLIMSGREPSTLAFGADSTLPVTEIQVAERDAEAAA from the coding sequence ATGACCCGCGAACCGCTCGTGCTGGGCATCGAGACCAGCTGCGACGAGACCGGCATCGGCATCGTGCGCGGCCGGACGCTGCTGAGCAACACGATCGCCAGCAGCATGGACGAGCACGCCCGCTACGGGGGAGTGATCCCCGAGATCGCCGCGCGTGCCCACCTCGAGGCGCTGCAGCCGTCCATCGAGGCGGCCCTCGCCGAGGCGGGCTCTGCGCTCGGCCTGGCGGGCGCGCTGCCCCTGGCCGATCTCGACGCGATCGCCGTGACCAGCGGGCCGGGGCTGGCCGGGGCCCTCATGGTCGGCGTGGGTGCGGCCAAGGCGCTGTCGGTCTCGCTGGGCAAGCCGCTGTACGCCGTCAACCACCTGGTCGGCCACATCGCCGCAGACGTGCTCGACGCCGAGTCCGGCCCGCTGGAGTATCCGACCGTCGCATTGCTGGTCTCGGGCGGGCATACATCGCTGCTTCTCGTGCGCGATCTGACCACCGACGTCGAGCTGCTGGGCGAGACGATGGATGACGCGGCAGGCGAAGCGTTCGACAAGGTGGCGCGGCTGCTCGGCCTGCCCTATCCCGGAGGACCGCAGATCGACCGGGTCGCGGCATCCGGCGACCCGAACGCGATCCGCTTTCCGCGGGGACTGTCGCGCGCGTCGGACCTGGCCCAGCACCGCTACGATTACTCGTTCTCGGGCGTGAAGACGGCCGTCGCGCGATGGGTCGAGCAGCACCAGGCGGGCGGCGAACCGGTGCCGACGGCGGATGTCGCGGCGAGCTTCCGCGAAGCGGTCGTCGACGTGCTGATCACCAAGGCGCTGGATGCGTGCGCGCGCCACGACGTGCCGCGACTGCTGCTGGGCGGCGGAGTGATCGCCAACCGACGCCTGCGCGAAGTCGCTCTCGCCCGTGCGGCCCAGGCCGGCGTGACGGTGCGGATTCCGCCGCTGTCGCTGTGCACCGACAACGGTGCGATGATCGCCGCACTCGCATCGCAGCTGATCATGTCGGGCCGCGAGCCGTCGACGCTGGCCTTCGGCGCCGATTCGACCTTGCCGGTCACCGAGATCCAGGTGGCCGAACGGGATGCCGAGGCTGCGGCATGA
- a CDS encoding alpha-mannosidase encodes MTSRTPQSAPVANAPSGVQPTGLAATTARPVAAPDRTLHMIGNAHLDPVWLWPWQEGYQEARATFASALDRMDEYPGFVFTCDQVVLLSWVEEQDPELFERIRRRVAEGRWVNVGGWWVEPDCNMPMGESFARQGLYGQRYLHSRFGRISSVGMNADPFGHSATLPQILRGQRMDSYCFLRPGPHESDFDESLFHWEAPDGSRVLAYRIPFEYCSPPGDVSWQTEKSLAQFDRTLGDMMVFYGVGNHGGGPTKLNIESIYRYDQMGTFGRMTMSSPRAYFDEVLSRGDAFLDRLPVRRDDLQHHAPGCYSAHSGIKAWQRRAQYAALSAERWAAVDVVLSGTDYPRDDLERAWKQILFNQFHDILPGSAIEPSYDDARDQLGEAVAISKRIITRAHNRIARRVDIPMDAATQPVLVFNPHPWPVALDVDMQYGGQPRGVRIVDHNGTPVLSQATQSTATTGDVNRGAVTFRADLPSLGYALYRMLPGADAHSASDLTVAEDGTVLENPHLRVELDPATGDVVSLLDKATGLDVLAGTAGQPRTAVCEDPTDTWGHRVISYAWPGDAMSLERIVVRETGPLRTRVRVERSWGRSLLVEELLLSYDSRALRIDVSIDWREQAHLLKLRYPVGLADPRATYEIPYGVIERPVDGAEEPAQSWVDLTGTADGVPAGLTVLCTTKHGWDVSPAGSAGSAVASIGVTAVRSPVYSWHDPRLLDPDGVYSFQDQGVQRFRVELVPHAGDWRAAQPTRRAAVLGQPVRAQLESFHDGDLPARHSFAADGGGSVMITALKGAEDPTADGSTDLIVRAVETAGVPAAASFALPLAGRVLEAEFGPFQVRTFRIPRDPEDKIVEVDLLEWAVGEPTP; translated from the coding sequence GTGACCTCGAGAACACCACAATCCGCCCCGGTGGCCAACGCTCCGTCCGGGGTCCAGCCCACGGGTCTCGCCGCCACCACCGCCCGCCCGGTGGCTGCGCCTGACCGCACCTTGCACATGATCGGCAACGCCCACCTGGACCCGGTTTGGCTGTGGCCGTGGCAGGAGGGGTACCAGGAGGCCCGCGCGACATTCGCCAGCGCGCTGGACCGGATGGACGAGTACCCCGGTTTCGTCTTCACGTGCGACCAGGTTGTGCTGCTGTCGTGGGTCGAGGAGCAGGATCCCGAGCTGTTCGAGCGCATCCGCCGACGGGTCGCCGAGGGCCGGTGGGTCAACGTGGGCGGCTGGTGGGTGGAGCCGGACTGCAACATGCCGATGGGTGAATCGTTCGCACGACAGGGGCTGTACGGCCAGCGATACCTGCACTCCCGGTTCGGACGCATCTCGTCCGTGGGCATGAACGCCGACCCGTTCGGGCACAGCGCGACGCTTCCGCAGATCTTGCGCGGTCAGCGGATGGACTCGTACTGCTTCCTGCGTCCGGGTCCGCACGAGAGCGACTTCGACGAAAGCCTGTTCCACTGGGAGGCGCCAGACGGCTCCCGCGTGCTGGCCTACCGCATCCCGTTCGAGTACTGCAGCCCTCCTGGTGACGTCTCGTGGCAGACCGAGAAATCACTCGCGCAATTCGATCGCACGCTCGGCGACATGATGGTGTTCTACGGTGTCGGCAACCATGGCGGGGGCCCGACCAAGCTGAACATCGAGTCCATCTACCGCTACGACCAGATGGGCACCTTCGGAAGGATGACGATGTCCTCACCCCGCGCGTACTTCGATGAGGTGCTGTCCCGCGGCGATGCGTTCCTCGACCGCCTGCCGGTGCGCCGTGACGATCTGCAGCACCACGCGCCCGGTTGCTACTCGGCGCACTCAGGCATCAAGGCATGGCAGCGCCGCGCGCAGTATGCGGCCTTGTCCGCCGAGCGGTGGGCGGCGGTGGACGTCGTACTCAGTGGCACCGACTATCCGCGCGACGACCTTGAGCGTGCATGGAAGCAAATTCTGTTCAACCAGTTCCACGACATCCTTCCGGGATCGGCGATCGAGCCGTCCTACGATGACGCGCGCGATCAGCTCGGTGAGGCCGTCGCGATTTCCAAGCGCATCATTACGCGCGCCCACAACCGCATCGCCCGCCGCGTGGACATCCCGATGGATGCCGCCACGCAGCCGGTGCTGGTGTTCAACCCGCACCCCTGGCCCGTCGCGCTCGACGTGGACATGCAGTACGGTGGCCAGCCGCGCGGCGTGCGCATCGTCGACCACAACGGCACGCCGGTGCTCTCACAGGCGACGCAGTCCACGGCGACGACCGGCGACGTGAATCGCGGTGCGGTCACGTTCCGCGCCGATCTCCCTTCACTCGGGTATGCGTTGTATCGGATGCTGCCCGGCGCCGACGCGCACTCGGCATCCGACCTCACCGTCGCGGAGGACGGCACGGTTCTGGAGAACCCGCACCTGCGCGTCGAGCTGGACCCCGCCACCGGCGACGTCGTGTCGCTGCTCGACAAGGCTACCGGCCTGGACGTGCTCGCCGGCACTGCGGGTCAGCCGCGCACAGCCGTGTGCGAAGACCCGACCGACACCTGGGGGCACCGCGTGATCTCCTACGCCTGGCCGGGCGACGCGATGAGCCTCGAGCGCATCGTCGTGCGCGAAACGGGCCCGCTACGCACGCGCGTGCGCGTCGAGCGCTCGTGGGGGCGCAGCCTCCTCGTCGAAGAGCTGCTGCTGTCGTACGACAGCAGGGCTCTGCGCATCGACGTCTCCATCGACTGGCGTGAGCAGGCGCATCTGCTGAAGCTGCGTTACCCAGTCGGGCTCGCCGATCCGAGGGCGACCTACGAGATCCCGTATGGCGTGATCGAGCGCCCCGTGGACGGCGCTGAGGAGCCCGCCCAGTCGTGGGTGGACCTGACCGGCACGGCCGACGGCGTGCCGGCGGGTCTGACGGTGCTGTGCACGACAAAACACGGGTGGGATGTCTCACCCGCCGGGTCTGCCGGTTCGGCCGTGGCCAGCATCGGCGTGACCGCCGTGCGCAGCCCGGTGTACTCGTGGCACGACCCGCGCCTGCTCGACCCCGACGGCGTCTACTCGTTCCAGGATCAGGGCGTCCAGCGCTTCCGCGTCGAGCTCGTCCCGCACGCGGGGGACTGGCGCGCCGCCCAGCCGACCCGCCGCGCAGCGGTGCTCGGCCAGCCAGTGCGTGCCCAGCTGGAATCATTCCACGACGGCGACCTGCCTGCGCGCCACAGTTTCGCCGCCGACGGCGGCGGATCTGTGATGATCACCGCCCTCAAAGGCGCTGAGGATCCCACAGCCGACGGATCGACCGACCTCATCGTGCGCGCCGTGGAGACTGCCGGAGTGCCGGCTGCGGCATCCTTTGCCCTGCCGTTGGCCGGCCGCGTCCTCGAAGCGGAGTTCGGGCCATTCCAGGTGCGCACGTTCCGGATCCCGCGCGATCCGGAGGACAAGATCGTCGAGGTCGACCTGCTGGAATGGGCGGTCGGCGAGCCAACGCCATGA
- a CDS encoding D-sedoheptulose-7-phosphate isomerase, with protein sequence MSDWLEDQLAAYARCAADAGRLLDTVRAVGDVLIDAFANGGRLYSFGNGGSAADAQHFTGELIGHYKRDRRPLPAVTLTTDATVSTCIANDYSFDEVFSRQVEALAHRGDVVAAFTTSGRSPNILRALEAARAGGATTILFAGGDGGPARPFADHALLVPSTQTPRIQELHTFLLHALSEILDAWAAGEEPS encoded by the coding sequence ATGTCTGATTGGCTGGAAGACCAGCTCGCCGCCTATGCCCGCTGTGCCGCCGATGCCGGCCGCCTGCTGGACACCGTGCGCGCGGTTGGCGACGTCCTCATCGACGCTTTCGCGAACGGGGGCAGGCTGTACTCGTTCGGCAACGGCGGAAGCGCCGCCGACGCCCAGCACTTCACCGGCGAGCTGATCGGCCACTACAAACGTGACCGCCGACCGCTGCCGGCGGTTACCCTCACCACGGACGCCACCGTCTCGACGTGCATCGCGAATGACTACTCGTTCGACGAGGTGTTCTCCCGCCAGGTCGAGGCACTCGCGCATCGCGGCGACGTCGTGGCGGCCTTCACCACGAGCGGCCGTTCCCCGAACATCCTCCGGGCACTGGAGGCGGCGCGCGCGGGCGGCGCGACGACGATCCTGTTCGCAGGCGGTGACGGCGGGCCCGCGCGTCCGTTCGCCGACCACGCCCTTCTCGTGCCGTCCACGCAGACCCCCCGCATCCAGGAACTGCACACGTTCCTGTTGCATGCGCTGTCTGAGATTCTGGATGCATGGGCAGCAGGGGAGGAGCCGTCGTGA
- a CDS encoding Gfo/Idh/MocA family protein, with product MSDKIRIGLIGAGGIAGAHVAGYRRNPDTVAFVAIADPIRENAERRRGDDADVHIFDDYRTMIARAQLDAVDICLPHHLHAEAIIAAAEAGLHVLCEKPLCLSMDEARAISEVADRTGVTIMCAHNQLFLPTVAEAKRLIDAGTFGRIYEVRTTDSFYNDFTPESMGWRAHASTAGGGELIDTGYHPVYLLQHLAGATPVEVSAMLSRHRLEFMEGEDSAQVLVRYDNGVVGVVTSSWAYQAAPGTEKFSFVGELGSLSSDGVTLTYRLRGEGPVTVSFEPVHDIAAEVAHFADCLRTGARPLHTHVEGIDVLGVILAAYESDRARAFASVRRVAVTSPVD from the coding sequence ATGTCAGACAAGATCCGAATCGGACTCATCGGCGCCGGCGGCATCGCCGGCGCGCATGTCGCGGGTTATCGTCGCAATCCCGACACTGTCGCGTTCGTCGCAATTGCGGATCCGATACGTGAGAACGCCGAGCGACGCCGCGGCGACGACGCAGACGTTCACATCTTCGACGACTACCGCACCATGATCGCACGGGCGCAGCTCGACGCCGTCGACATCTGCCTGCCGCACCACCTCCACGCTGAGGCGATCATCGCGGCCGCCGAGGCGGGTCTGCATGTGCTGTGCGAGAAGCCGCTGTGCTTGAGCATGGATGAGGCGCGTGCGATCTCGGAGGTTGCAGACCGCACCGGTGTCACGATCATGTGCGCCCACAATCAGTTGTTCTTGCCCACTGTGGCCGAGGCCAAGCGGCTGATCGACGCGGGCACCTTCGGACGCATCTATGAGGTGCGCACGACCGACAGCTTCTACAACGACTTCACTCCCGAGAGCATGGGTTGGCGTGCACATGCCTCCACTGCGGGCGGTGGAGAGCTGATCGACACGGGGTATCACCCGGTGTACCTGCTTCAGCATCTGGCGGGCGCGACCCCCGTCGAGGTATCGGCGATGCTCTCGCGTCACCGGCTGGAATTCATGGAGGGTGAGGATTCCGCGCAGGTGCTTGTGCGCTACGACAACGGGGTGGTCGGCGTGGTGACGAGCAGCTGGGCGTATCAGGCGGCGCCGGGCACGGAGAAGTTCTCCTTCGTCGGCGAGCTCGGCTCGCTCTCGTCGGACGGTGTCACCTTGACCTACCGGCTCCGCGGTGAAGGCCCGGTGACCGTCTCGTTCGAGCCAGTGCACGACATCGCCGCTGAGGTGGCGCACTTCGCCGACTGCCTCCGCACCGGCGCCCGTCCCCTGCACACGCACGTGGAGGGCATCGACGTGCTGGGGGTCATTCTCGCCGCGTACGAGTCCGACCGCGCACGAGCGTTCGCCTCGGTGCGTCGCGTCGCAGTCACGTCGCCCGTCGACTGA
- a CDS encoding beta-L-arabinofuranosidase domain-containing protein codes for MTPALRADVLDADATDFDISLVATPAAEETVIAVRVVYRGEQETDAAIRVTAEIADATDPWWMIPGLFYGENRPAANDRLYPRFEPGARDAAAHAQFRSDQWHFRSDRAAAPVVFCWPGGGQRGWALSAAPDTFVGLTGFGFALRDQADPPHAELSVTFPAREYPVTYYGDASPRDPLVTSHHFKPGATVELIVTLHELSSDRHDYARVLRTLHARLSARAPLRPWMDVTAAAALAAEGLLRWHYDPDPGVLLETVGFDREITGHDGQPVDRQAMHVGWVSGIPWAYAMLRHAVRTGDAPLREAATRVIDFCTAERSPSGTLWGVWYRSSGWTQSWTRHHRGLHSRTLGEATQFLARAATLVGRDDWAATAREGLEIVAARQRPDGNLGSIHHAETGEVLSWDGSSGLAWVAALADAGDADLLEVAERAGAYYARFVYDEYLHGAPEDVDLAVTSEDGYVALMAYVALYRATGAARWLDLARRSAEFALTFRYVYDVRFAAGTMLSAYDFGTRGADQASASNQHLHAYGLVCTRELIELADATGDAHYRARAEETLACFRQFVARFDGDFNAYRGMVTERYYQTECFQPKGMLLTLSHAWSAGVLLLACEDAIAAAAA; via the coding sequence ATGACACCGGCCTTGCGCGCTGACGTCCTGGACGCGGACGCGACCGACTTCGACATCTCCCTCGTGGCGACACCGGCGGCCGAGGAGACCGTCATCGCTGTGCGGGTCGTATACCGGGGCGAGCAGGAGACGGATGCTGCTATCCGCGTCACCGCCGAGATCGCGGACGCCACCGACCCGTGGTGGATGATCCCGGGACTCTTCTACGGCGAGAACCGGCCGGCTGCGAACGACCGTCTTTATCCGCGTTTCGAGCCGGGGGCACGCGACGCCGCCGCACACGCACAGTTCCGCAGCGACCAATGGCACTTCCGCTCGGATCGCGCGGCGGCACCGGTGGTTTTCTGTTGGCCCGGGGGCGGACAACGCGGATGGGCGCTGTCGGCGGCCCCGGACACGTTCGTTGGACTGACCGGGTTCGGCTTCGCGTTGCGCGACCAGGCCGATCCGCCGCACGCGGAGCTGTCGGTCACGTTCCCGGCGCGCGAGTACCCGGTCACGTACTACGGGGATGCGTCGCCGCGCGACCCGCTGGTCACCTCGCACCATTTCAAGCCCGGTGCGACGGTCGAGCTGATCGTCACGCTGCACGAGCTGTCGTCCGACCGGCACGACTATGCACGTGTGCTGCGCACGCTGCACGCGCGGCTGAGCGCGCGGGCACCGCTGCGTCCGTGGATGGACGTGACCGCCGCAGCCGCCCTGGCCGCCGAGGGACTGCTGCGGTGGCATTACGATCCCGACCCAGGCGTTCTGTTGGAGACCGTGGGCTTCGACCGTGAGATCACCGGCCACGACGGGCAGCCGGTGGATCGCCAGGCCATGCACGTCGGGTGGGTGTCCGGCATCCCGTGGGCCTACGCGATGCTCCGGCACGCCGTGCGCACCGGTGATGCGCCGTTGCGGGAGGCCGCGACCCGCGTGATCGACTTCTGCACGGCCGAGCGCTCGCCCAGCGGCACGCTGTGGGGGGTGTGGTATCGCTCCAGCGGCTGGACGCAGAGTTGGACGCGGCACCACCGCGGGCTGCACAGCCGGACGCTCGGCGAAGCCACGCAGTTCCTCGCCCGCGCTGCGACCCTCGTCGGCCGGGATGACTGGGCGGCGACCGCCCGAGAAGGCCTGGAGATAGTGGCGGCCCGGCAGCGGCCAGACGGCAACCTTGGCAGCATCCACCACGCCGAGACCGGCGAGGTGCTGTCCTGGGACGGGTCGTCGGGACTCGCCTGGGTGGCAGCGCTAGCCGATGCCGGCGACGCAGACCTGCTCGAGGTCGCCGAGCGCGCGGGCGCGTATTACGCCCGGTTTGTGTACGACGAGTACCTGCACGGTGCCCCCGAGGACGTCGACCTCGCCGTCACTAGTGAAGACGGCTACGTAGCGCTGATGGCGTACGTCGCGCTGTATCGGGCGACCGGGGCCGCGCGCTGGCTCGACCTCGCACGGCGATCGGCCGAATTCGCGCTCACGTTCCGGTACGTCTACGACGTGCGCTTCGCTGCCGGAACGATGTTGTCGGCGTACGACTTCGGCACGCGCGGCGCAGACCAGGCCTCGGCCTCCAATCAGCACCTGCACGCGTACGGGCTCGTGTGCACGCGCGAGCTGATCGAGCTCGCCGACGCAACTGGCGACGCGCACTACCGCGCGCGCGCCGAAGAGACGCTCGCGTGCTTCCGCCAGTTCGTCGCGCGGTTCGACGGCGACTTCAACGCCTACCGCGGCATGGTCACTGAGCGCTACTACCAGACCGAGTGCTTCCAGCCCAAAGGGATGCTGCTCACCCTGTCGCATGCCTGGAGCGCCGGCGTACTGCTTCTGGCGTGCGAGGACGCGATCGCCGCAGCGGCCGCGTGA
- the tsaB gene encoding tRNA (adenosine(37)-N6)-threonylcarbamoyltransferase complex dimerization subunit type 1 TsaB, producing MILGIDTSTGTAVGLVEPDGLVVAEKSSPDPRGHAEVIGTLLAEVASTASVTHVAAGMGPGPFTGLRVGIAAARAFALGGDGGRGIPVIPVVSHDAAAFAQLVSDAAAGIDTPRFAVVTDARRREFAFTVYDGLDDDGLPVRATEPALAHRDELDATLAGFGAVRLDTAVISAAMLAVVAARALVAGRTVGPHDALYLRSPDVVEPATPKRVAS from the coding sequence ATGATCCTGGGCATCGACACCTCCACCGGAACGGCGGTCGGGCTCGTCGAACCCGACGGGCTCGTCGTGGCCGAGAAGTCGAGTCCCGATCCGCGCGGACACGCCGAGGTCATCGGCACGCTGCTGGCCGAGGTCGCAAGCACGGCATCGGTCACCCATGTCGCCGCCGGAATGGGCCCCGGCCCCTTCACCGGCCTGCGAGTGGGAATCGCCGCCGCGCGGGCGTTCGCGCTCGGCGGCGACGGTGGCCGCGGCATCCCGGTCATTCCCGTCGTCAGTCACGATGCTGCAGCATTCGCGCAGCTGGTCTCGGACGCCGCCGCAGGCATCGACACTCCGCGCTTCGCCGTGGTCACCGACGCCCGCCGGCGTGAGTTCGCGTTCACGGTGTACGACGGGCTCGACGACGACGGTCTGCCGGTGCGCGCGACCGAGCCGGCGCTCGCGCACCGCGATGAGCTCGATGCCACCCTCGCCGGCTTCGGCGCCGTGCGCCTGGACACCGCGGTGATCTCGGCCGCGATGCTGGCCGTTGTCGCCGCACGGGCGCTGGTGGCCGGGCGCACCGTCGGCCCCCACGACGCGCTGTATCTGCGCTCGCCGGATGTCGTGGAGCCGGCCACGCCCAAGCGGGTGGCGTCATGA
- the rimI gene encoding ribosomal protein S18-alanine N-acetyltransferase, which yields MTGDAEGLRTATPEDLGAIMALERASFPTDAWSESAMRSELASPHGRYIVIEQGGAIAGYAGLRAVAGSHDGDIQTIAVAAASRGHGWGRALLTALIEEAERRGVRDLFLEVRADNPVAQALYGSEGFVEIGRRPHYYQPDDVDAIVMQADLRGRAAAVFTTPQESAVPGENGPDSADTAQITGAVPADSATGAA from the coding sequence ATGACCGGTGACGCCGAGGGGCTGCGCACAGCGACGCCCGAAGACCTCGGGGCGATCATGGCGCTGGAGCGGGCGTCGTTTCCGACCGACGCGTGGAGCGAGAGCGCGATGCGCTCGGAGCTGGCCTCACCGCACGGACGCTACATCGTGATCGAGCAGGGCGGCGCGATCGCGGGGTATGCCGGACTGCGCGCCGTGGCCGGCTCGCACGACGGCGACATCCAGACGATTGCGGTGGCCGCGGCATCCCGCGGACACGGCTGGGGCCGCGCGCTGTTGACGGCGCTCATCGAGGAGGCCGAGCGCCGTGGCGTGCGTGATCTGTTCCTCGAGGTGCGCGCCGACAATCCGGTGGCACAGGCGCTGTACGGCTCCGAGGGGTTCGTGGAGATCGGGCGGCGCCCGCACTATTACCAGCCCGACGATGTCGACGCGATCGTGATGCAGGCCGATCTGCGCGGCCGTGCCGCTGCCGTGTTCACAACTCCGCAAGAATCGGCGGTTCCCGGCGAAAACGGGCCGGATTCGGCCGATACGGCCCAGATCACCGGAGCTGTGCCCGCCGACAGCGCGACAGGAGCCGCATAA
- a CDS encoding ROK family protein, whose amino-acid sequence MATKQPVLGLDIGGTKLAVAMVTPDGRTHGFLSEPTEKQLGPDAIIAHLFDMGRRSIAASGLGEPGAVGISCGGPLDVAAGILTGPLHLPGWIDVPIVAMATEAFGVPAVVENDATSAVLGEYRFGAARGADIALYLTLSTGVGGGSIIDGRLHRGAAGNGGEFGHVLVRPGGRLCQCGRYGCLEAYASGTNIAARAIELLTETDRPSSLREVPVVRGEHVSAAAAAGDLLATELWNDTMTLLGQAITDLVNVFEPNVVVLGGGVTRSGSLLLDPVREMVRTRAMPPAAAHAVVTLAGLGDAVCVVGAGALALALMETVHV is encoded by the coding sequence ATGGCAACGAAGCAGCCCGTGCTCGGGCTCGACATCGGGGGCACCAAGCTCGCTGTCGCGATGGTGACCCCCGACGGCCGCACCCACGGGTTCCTGTCCGAGCCCACCGAGAAGCAGCTCGGCCCCGATGCGATCATCGCGCATCTGTTCGACATGGGCCGTCGCAGCATCGCGGCGAGCGGGCTGGGCGAGCCCGGCGCCGTCGGCATAAGCTGTGGCGGCCCGCTCGACGTCGCTGCCGGCATTCTGACCGGCCCGCTTCACCTGCCCGGTTGGATCGACGTACCCATCGTCGCGATGGCCACCGAGGCGTTCGGCGTGCCGGCCGTGGTCGAGAACGACGCGACCTCGGCGGTGCTCGGCGAGTACCGGTTCGGTGCCGCGCGCGGCGCCGACATCGCGTTGTATCTGACGCTGTCCACCGGCGTGGGCGGTGGATCGATCATCGACGGCCGCCTGCATCGCGGCGCCGCAGGCAACGGAGGCGAATTCGGGCATGTCCTGGTGCGGCCCGGCGGTCGGCTCTGCCAGTGCGGACGGTACGGATGCCTCGAGGCCTACGCATCCGGGACGAACATCGCCGCACGGGCGATCGAGTTGCTCACCGAGACCGACCGCCCCTCATCGCTGCGAGAAGTGCCGGTTGTGCGTGGCGAGCACGTCTCAGCAGCCGCCGCGGCCGGCGACCTGCTCGCCACCGAACTGTGGAACGACACCATGACGCTGCTGGGACAGGCCATCACCGATCTGGTGAACGTGTTCGAACCGAACGTGGTGGTGCTCGGCGGCGGCGTGACCCGTTCCGGATCGCTGCTGCTGGACCCGGTGCGAGAGATGGTGCGCACACGAGCCATGCCGCCCGCCGCAGCGCACGCGGTCGTCACCCTCGCCGGGCTCGGCGACGCGGTGTGCGTCGTCGGTGCTGGTGCCCTCGCCCTCGCTCTGATGGAGACCGTCCATGTCTGA
- a CDS encoding Gfo/Idh/MocA family protein, with the protein MARDYPSVPARVGGSRHTLTGARTSITLCGNVATHPVTGDRQRGGGVEMIGIGVVGYWHVHANDYALEALGHPRTRLVTGYDPDQALARKGALARGIEPAADLDALLTNPEVDAVTITTATSDHTEMIRRAIRAGKHVFAEKLLAPTVGECEALIQEADAAGVELVVSLPRLTESPILAARALIDSGELGTVTYARVRMAHDGWLAGWLPERFADRVTAIGGAFADLGCHPAYLIQHMLGSAPVTLTATYGSVSAHAVEDNAVVVAGYADGAVGVAEASFVTTPGAFAFELRGTRASLLYGFGQEKLTAKGGRFGEQTWSEIELPDAGPRPFDLWIDAIEGRADASANRAAATELTRFVVAANESARTGRTINYQA; encoded by the coding sequence GTGGCCCGCGACTACCCGTCCGTGCCCGCCAGAGTCGGTGGCAGTCGACATACACTCACCGGGGCCCGCACGTCCATCACCCTGTGTGGTAACGTTGCCACACATCCAGTGACGGGTGATCGCCAACGCGGAGGCGGAGTGGAAATGATCGGGATAGGTGTCGTCGGATATTGGCACGTGCATGCCAACGACTACGCACTCGAGGCGCTCGGTCACCCGCGCACCCGGCTGGTTACCGGCTACGACCCCGACCAGGCACTCGCTCGGAAGGGTGCTCTCGCGCGGGGGATCGAGCCGGCCGCCGATCTGGACGCACTCCTGACAAACCCTGAGGTCGACGCGGTGACCATCACGACGGCGACGTCGGATCACACCGAGATGATCCGACGTGCGATCCGGGCAGGCAAGCATGTGTTCGCGGAAAAGCTACTCGCGCCCACAGTCGGCGAATGCGAGGCACTGATCCAGGAGGCGGATGCCGCGGGCGTAGAGCTGGTGGTGTCGCTACCGCGTCTGACGGAGTCGCCGATACTCGCGGCGCGCGCGCTCATCGACTCCGGCGAACTCGGCACGGTGACATACGCGCGGGTGCGGATGGCTCATGACGGGTGGCTCGCGGGCTGGCTTCCCGAGCGTTTCGCGGACCGCGTGACGGCGATCGGCGGTGCGTTCGCCGACCTGGGATGCCACCCGGCCTACCTCATCCAGCACATGCTGGGCAGTGCACCCGTGACGCTAACCGCAACTTACGGATCCGTGTCCGCGCACGCCGTCGAGGACAACGCGGTGGTCGTGGCCGGCTACGCCGACGGGGCGGTCGGAGTAGCAGAAGCCAGCTTCGTGACCACACCCGGCGCCTTCGCGTTCGAGTTGCGGGGCACACGGGCATCGTTGCTGTACGGGTTCGGCCAGGAGAAGCTCACCGCCAAGGGAGGTCGGTTCGGTGAGCAGACCTGGAGCGAAATCGAGCTACCCGATGCAGGACCGCGCCCGTTCGACCTGTGGATCGACGCCATTGAGGGCCGAGCGGATGCCTCTGCCAACCGTGCGGCTGCAACGGAGTTGACCAGGTTCGTGGTGGCTGCAAACGAGTCGGCGCGTACCGGGCGAACAATCAACTACCAGGCCTGA